One window from the genome of Cardiocondyla obscurior isolate alpha-2009 linkage group LG04, Cobs3.1, whole genome shotgun sequence encodes:
- the Arf51f gene encoding ADP-ribosylation factor 6 yields the protein MGKLLSKIFGNKEMRILMLGLDAAGKTTILYKLKLGQSVTTIPTVGFNVETVTYKNVKFNVWDVGGQDKIRPLWRHYYTGTQGLIFVVDCADRDRIDEARQELHRIINDREMRDAIILIFANKQDLPDAMKPHEIQEKLGLTRIRDRNWYVQPSCATTGDGLYEGLTWLTSNHKL from the exons ATGGGCAAGTTGTTGTCAAAGATCTTTGGCAACAAGGAGATGCGTATTCTCATGTTGGGACTAGACGCGGCAGGAAAAACTA CAATATTGTATAAACTTAAACTAGGACAGTCTGTGACAACTATACCAACTGTAGGATTCAATGTAGAAACAGTTACCTATaagaatgttaaatttaacgtGTGG GATGTAGGAGGTCAAGATAAAATACGTCCGTTATGGCGTCATTATTATACAGGGACGCAAGGACTTATTTTTGTAGTAGATTGTGCGGATCGAGATAGAATCGATGAAGCCCGCCAAGAACTTCATCGAATCATAAACGATAGAGAAATGCGCGAtgcgataattttaatctttgcTAATAAACAAGATCTTCCGGATG caaTGAAACCGCACGAGATTCAAGAAAAACTGGGATTAACTAGGATACGTGATAGAAATTGGTACGTTCAGCCATCTTGTGCCACAACAGGAGATGGGCTTTACGAGGGCCTTACGTGGTTAACCAGTAATCATAAATTATga